A single bacterium HR11 DNA region contains:
- the ybhF_1 gene encoding putative ABC transporter ATP-binding protein YbhF, whose translation MADEWVIEVDGLTKRFGDVVAVEDLSFSVRRGEVFGLLGPNGAGKTTTIQLMLGLTTPTAGTIRVFGLDLQKYRRTILQRVNLAATYVSLPTNLTVWENLNVFARLYGIRKPRAKIEELMELLDIAHLARRVTGTLSSGQITRLNLCKALLNDPEVLFLDEPTASLDPEVAARVRDILRQIQQTRGITMVFTSHNMREVELMCDRVLFLARGRAVAQGTPAEIRVRARARSLEDAFIVIARDGRLHDVAEVTEAD comes from the coding sequence ATGGCGGACGAATGGGTCATCGAGGTCGACGGCCTGACAAAGCGGTTTGGAGACGTCGTCGCCGTCGAGGACCTGTCCTTTTCGGTCCGTCGGGGAGAGGTCTTCGGTCTCCTGGGCCCTAACGGAGCCGGGAAGACGACGACGATCCAGCTTATGCTGGGCCTGACCACGCCGACCGCCGGCACGATCCGGGTCTTCGGCTTAGACCTCCAGAAGTACCGCCGGACCATCCTGCAGCGGGTCAACCTGGCGGCGACCTACGTGTCTCTTCCGACGAACTTGACGGTGTGGGAAAACTTGAACGTATTCGCCCGACTTTATGGGATTCGAAAGCCCCGGGCCAAGATCGAAGAACTCATGGAGCTCCTGGACATCGCCCACCTGGCCCGGCGGGTCACAGGCACGCTGTCCTCGGGTCAGATCACCCGACTGAACCTCTGTAAGGCTCTCCTGAATGACCCGGAGGTCCTTTTCCTGGACGAGCCGACGGCCAGCCTGGACCCTGAGGTCGCCGCTCGAGTCCGAGACATCCTGCGTCAGATTCAACAGACCCGCGGGATCACGATGGTCTTTACGTCCCACAACATGCGAGAGGTCGAGCTCATGTGCGACCGCGTCCTATTCCTCGCTCGGGGTCGGGCGGTCGCCCAGGGCACACCGGCCGAGATCCGGGTTCGTGCCCGGGCCCGGTCCCTCGAGGACGCCTTCATCGTCATCGCCCGGGACGGACGCCTCCACGACGTAGCTGAGGTCACAGAGGCCGACTGA
- the rmd_2 gene encoding GDP-6-deoxy-D-mannose reductase, translating to MRVLITGITGFAGSHLAEYILQHHPDVEVYGLYRWRSRMDNIRHLLDRIHLVECDLQDAAAVYWTLHQVRPDRIFHLAAQSFVPTSWRLPSETFQVNVIGQIHLLEACRALDLPVRIQIAGSSEEYGLVYPHEVPVRETNPLRPLSPYAVSKVAQDLLGYQYYMSYKAHVVRTRGFNHTGPRRGEVFAESNLAKQIAEIEAGLRPPVVHVGNLEAIRDYTDVRDMVRAYWLALEHGVPGEVYNIASGRGYKIRDVLEMLLRMTSVDVDVQVDARRLRPSDVEILIGDSTRFREITGWAPQIPFEQTLQDLLNYWRQRVQAEKGG from the coding sequence ATGCGTGTACTTATCACGGGGATCACGGGATTTGCGGGCAGTCATCTGGCCGAGTACATCCTCCAGCACCATCCCGACGTGGAAGTCTACGGCCTTTACCGATGGCGGAGCCGGATGGACAACATCCGTCACCTGCTCGACCGCATCCACCTGGTCGAATGCGACCTTCAGGACGCCGCCGCCGTCTATTGGACCCTTCATCAAGTCCGGCCCGACCGGATTTTTCATCTGGCCGCCCAGAGCTTTGTGCCGACGTCTTGGCGTCTGCCCTCGGAGACCTTTCAGGTCAACGTCATCGGACAAATTCATCTCTTGGAGGCTTGCCGGGCTTTGGACTTGCCGGTGCGGATCCAGATCGCCGGTTCCAGCGAGGAGTACGGTCTCGTCTACCCTCACGAGGTCCCTGTCCGGGAGACGAACCCCCTCCGTCCCCTGAGCCCTTACGCCGTGTCCAAGGTCGCTCAGGACCTATTGGGCTATCAATATTACATGAGCTATAAGGCTCACGTCGTTCGCACGCGGGGCTTCAATCATACAGGCCCCCGCCGGGGTGAGGTCTTCGCCGAATCGAATCTGGCCAAGCAGATCGCCGAGATCGAAGCAGGTCTGCGGCCGCCGGTCGTGCACGTCGGCAACCTGGAGGCCATCCGGGACTACACGGACGTCCGGGATATGGTCCGAGCTTACTGGCTGGCCCTGGAACACGGCGTCCCTGGCGAGGTTTACAACATCGCCTCCGGCCGGGGCTACAAGATCCGAGACGTCCTGGAAATGCTCTTGCGCATGACGTCCGTGGACGTCGACGTTCAGGTCGATGCCCGACGTCTACGTCCCTCGGACGTCGAGATCCTCATCGGCGACTCGACCCGCTTTCGGGAGATAACCGGCTGGGCACCCCAAATCCCCTTCGAGCAGACTCTGCAAGACCTGCTGAATTACTGGCGGCAAAGAGTCCAAGCAGAAAAAGGCGGTTGA
- the exbD_1 gene encoding Biopolymer transport protein ExbD: MGIQVGGRRGGPMSDPNVIPFIDICLVLLIIFMIVVTVLIAQMGYLSKLPPRAQTQTPPSASEQIVIRVTAPCGPGQFASCRVFINREEVPMGQLLARIQQIMQGRSTQMIFFTADDDVNYENAMRILDVIRQGGARNIGILTEPISITASEPTGSPATVQ; the protein is encoded by the coding sequence ATGGGCATTCAAGTCGGAGGACGCCGCGGCGGGCCGATGTCGGACCCGAACGTGATTCCTTTTATCGATATCTGCCTGGTGCTCCTGATCATCTTCATGATCGTCGTCACGGTCCTGATCGCCCAGATGGGCTATTTGTCGAAATTGCCGCCCCGGGCGCAGACGCAGACCCCGCCCTCGGCCTCGGAACAGATCGTCATTCGTGTAACAGCTCCCTGTGGGCCGGGGCAGTTTGCCAGTTGTCGGGTGTTTATCAATCGGGAAGAGGTCCCGATGGGTCAGCTCTTGGCGCGTATTCAGCAGATCATGCAGGGCCGGTCGACGCAGATGATCTTTTTCACGGCGGATGACGACGTCAATTACGAGAACGCCATGCGGATTCTCGACGTCATCCGCCAGGGCGGTGCCCGGAACATCGGAATCCTGACCGAACCGATCAGTATCACGGCCTCGGAGCCGACAGGAAGCCCGGCGACAGTCCAGTAG
- the bepA_1 gene encoding Beta-barrel assembly-enhancing protease, with protein MRVRKEGLTAWILLGVLMGSVLGLRAQENPLWDQGLQLFQKKDYAGAAAVFEQVIAENPAHPAGYYMLALCQINLNKMADAEKNLQKVIELEPKHFGAYYYLAYAAMQRKQYKAVVQYVDQGLPNAIKPEDKALVPGALKLRGAAHLALGSVDKAAADLQQALQAQPNDDALLYLNGLVALRRKQAAEAYQYLNRAYTLRPNNRDYARYLIEAANLTQNYARAREVGEALVAHGGASPEVLGQLGIAYLALQDYSKAASIFKQLPDSNPTRLYNLAQAYIGLKDWPNAEATLQQWRQAQPQNPKVYELLGYVYENQKRFKDALDQYKKAYELSKDDRYQDMIKRATQALQQQQAPKPNSSTRSSR; from the coding sequence ATGCGCGTTCGAAAGGAGGGTCTTACTGCGTGGATACTCCTGGGTGTCCTCATGGGGAGTGTCCTGGGCCTGAGGGCTCAGGAGAATCCCCTATGGGACCAGGGGCTTCAACTCTTTCAGAAGAAGGATTATGCCGGTGCGGCCGCCGTTTTCGAGCAGGTCATCGCCGAGAACCCCGCCCATCCGGCGGGCTACTACATGCTGGCCCTGTGCCAGATCAATCTGAACAAGATGGCCGACGCCGAAAAGAACCTCCAGAAGGTCATCGAACTGGAGCCGAAGCATTTCGGTGCTTATTACTACCTGGCTTACGCGGCCATGCAACGGAAGCAGTACAAGGCCGTCGTTCAGTACGTCGACCAAGGCCTGCCGAATGCGATCAAACCGGAGGATAAGGCCCTCGTGCCGGGCGCCTTGAAATTGCGGGGGGCGGCCCACCTGGCTTTGGGAAGTGTCGATAAGGCGGCCGCCGACCTCCAACAAGCCCTTCAGGCTCAGCCCAACGACGATGCGCTCCTCTATCTGAACGGTCTTGTGGCCTTACGTCGGAAGCAGGCCGCAGAGGCCTATCAGTACTTGAACCGGGCCTATACGCTCCGGCCCAACAACCGGGACTATGCCCGCTACCTTATCGAGGCCGCCAATCTGACGCAGAACTATGCTCGGGCCCGGGAGGTCGGGGAGGCTCTCGTTGCTCATGGGGGCGCCTCCCCGGAGGTCCTGGGCCAACTCGGGATCGCCTACCTGGCCCTGCAGGACTACTCGAAGGCCGCCAGTATCTTCAAACAGCTCCCGGACTCAAATCCGACCCGTCTTTACAACCTGGCGCAGGCTTACATCGGCCTGAAAGACTGGCCGAACGCCGAGGCGACCCTCCAGCAGTGGCGGCAGGCGCAACCCCAGAATCCAAAGGTCTACGAGCTCCTGGGGTACGTCTACGAAAACCAAAAGCGTTTTAAGGACGCCCTCGACCAATACAAGAAAGCGTACGAGTTGTCCAAGGACGACCGATACCAGGACATGATCAAACGGGCCACGCAGGCCCTCCAGCAACAACAGGCCCCGAAACCCAACTCGTCCACTCGCTCTTCCCGCTGA
- the rmd_1 gene encoding GDP-6-deoxy-D-mannose reductase, translating to MAVALVTGGSGFVGRFLLRELVVAGYQVHATYHGEGASPEIPSDGVTWWPLDVVSPAAWQTVLKGVQPDVVFHLAGLAHVGQSWQDPHRYLQVNFWGAFHLMDTLARTGRRPRVLLVGSAEVYGIVRPEDNPIRETQALRPVSPYGLSKACQELLGFQYYQAYEIPVIVTRSFNHVGPGQHAGFVCADFASQIARIEAGQAEPVLRVGNVETVRDFTDVRDIARAYRLLIERGRPGEAYNVCSGRGVSIQDLLQQLLDMATVPIRVETDPSRYRRVDIPVLVGDPTKIRAHTGWTPTYTLQQTLADILDEWRQKTRRSGK from the coding sequence ATGGCAGTCGCCCTGGTCACCGGCGGCAGTGGCTTTGTCGGTCGTTTCTTGCTCCGTGAGCTGGTCGTCGCAGGGTATCAAGTCCATGCGACCTACCACGGGGAAGGGGCCTCGCCGGAGATTCCTTCCGATGGCGTCACGTGGTGGCCCCTCGACGTCGTATCACCCGCCGCCTGGCAGACTGTCCTGAAGGGCGTCCAGCCGGATGTCGTCTTCCATCTGGCCGGCTTGGCCCATGTCGGGCAGTCCTGGCAGGACCCTCATCGCTACTTGCAAGTGAACTTCTGGGGGGCCTTCCACCTGATGGACACCCTGGCCCGAACCGGCCGGCGGCCTCGGGTCCTCCTCGTCGGCTCGGCAGAGGTTTACGGAATCGTGCGGCCGGAGGACAATCCGATTCGGGAGACCCAGGCCCTACGGCCCGTCAGCCCTTATGGTCTTAGCAAGGCCTGCCAGGAACTCTTGGGGTTTCAATATTATCAAGCTTATGAGATCCCCGTCATCGTTACCCGTTCTTTCAACCACGTCGGCCCCGGTCAGCACGCCGGGTTCGTCTGTGCCGACTTTGCCTCGCAGATCGCCCGCATCGAGGCTGGTCAGGCTGAACCTGTCCTCCGTGTCGGGAATGTCGAGACCGTCCGAGACTTCACCGACGTCCGGGACATCGCTCGGGCATACCGTCTGCTGATCGAACGAGGCCGACCCGGCGAGGCGTACAACGTCTGTTCAGGTCGGGGCGTCTCCATTCAAGACCTCCTTCAGCAGCTCCTCGATATGGCGACCGTCCCGATCCGCGTCGAGACCGACCCGAGCCGCTATCGCCGGGTCGACATCCCGGTCCTGGTCGGTGACCCCACCAAGATCCGGGCCCATACGGGGTGGACACCCACCTATACCCTTCAGCAGACCCTGGCCGATATCTTAGACGAGTGGCGGCAGAAGACTCGCCGGTCGGGCAAGTAG
- the exbD_2 gene encoding Biopolymer transport protein ExbD: MPSVFKRWQSEPPEVTSDPNVIPLIDVTLVLLIIFMVITPMLQVGAAVQLPMTNNPEEIKREEKQLTVSLRHDLSVYIGDTRYATNLYGDMSKFEAKMKELNARNPGRQVLIKADRRVKYGDVRNLMKYVQASGFANVGLIVDKSRRS; the protein is encoded by the coding sequence ATGCCAAGCGTGTTTAAGCGTTGGCAGTCGGAGCCGCCGGAAGTCACTTCCGACCCCAACGTGATCCCCCTGATCGACGTGACGTTAGTCTTACTGATCATCTTCATGGTCATCACGCCCATGCTCCAGGTCGGGGCCGCCGTGCAACTGCCGATGACCAATAATCCCGAGGAGATCAAGCGGGAAGAAAAGCAGTTGACGGTCTCCTTGCGCCATGACCTCAGCGTGTACATCGGCGATACGCGGTATGCGACCAACCTCTACGGGGACATGTCCAAGTTTGAGGCGAAGATGAAGGAACTGAACGCTCGCAATCCGGGTCGCCAGGTCCTGATTAAGGCCGACCGCCGCGTCAAGTATGGCGACGTGCGGAACCTCATGAAATATGTGCAGGCGTCGGGGTTTGCCAACGTGGGCCTGATCGTCGACAAGAGCCGTCGCTCTTAA
- the exbB_1 gene encoding Biopolymer transport protein ExbB, which translates to MQVSLIEIWHAMGWVVRLVVFVMLGMSIWSLVVAAEKFILFRRARKQSLRFVEALTQELDKRDLQQALELTRQKQFRHSHVAKIVNHGLQEFLRIMETAAQTSSPANPHGAKPAGLEEALQPHKILERTQHAMERASILEIHEFKRGLGTLATVGATAPFVGLFGTVVGIINAFQAIKTAGAAAIGQVSGGIAEALVTTAFGLLVAIPAVWLYNYFTVRVERIQHEMGNIAADLLDYLVDVQEVLYAKRV; encoded by the coding sequence ATGCAGGTTTCCCTGATCGAAATCTGGCACGCCATGGGCTGGGTCGTCCGGCTCGTCGTGTTCGTGATGTTAGGGATGTCTATATGGAGTCTGGTCGTCGCCGCCGAGAAGTTCATCTTGTTCCGACGGGCTCGTAAGCAGTCGCTCCGGTTCGTGGAAGCCTTGACCCAGGAGTTGGACAAGCGGGACCTCCAACAGGCCCTGGAGTTGACGCGTCAAAAACAGTTCCGTCACAGCCATGTGGCCAAGATCGTCAACCACGGCCTTCAAGAGTTCTTACGCATCATGGAAACGGCGGCTCAGACTTCTTCGCCGGCCAATCCGCACGGGGCCAAGCCGGCCGGGCTGGAAGAGGCTCTCCAGCCCCACAAGATCTTGGAGCGGACTCAGCACGCTATGGAGCGGGCCAGCATCTTAGAGATTCATGAGTTCAAGCGCGGCTTGGGGACCCTGGCCACCGTGGGGGCGACGGCACCCTTCGTCGGTCTTTTCGGGACGGTCGTCGGCATCATCAATGCCTTCCAGGCCATTAAGACGGCCGGGGCGGCCGCCATCGGGCAGGTGTCGGGCGGCATCGCCGAGGCCCTCGTCACGACAGCTTTTGGTCTGCTGGTCGCCATTCCAGCCGTGTGGCTGTACAATTACTTTACCGTTCGTGTGGAACGCATCCAACACGAGATGGGAAATATCGCGGCGGACCTGTTAGATTACCTGGTCGACGTCCAGGAGGTCCTGTATGCCAAGCGTGTTTAA
- the wbbL gene encoding N-acetylglucosaminyl-diphospho-decaprenol L-rhamnosyltransferase yields the protein MGVGDRIFPPRRPQIPIPEKPVQRLGVIVVHYRTPDDLWVALQSLRFQGLPLQVAVVDTSEEPQVRPWFHIAVEWLGDVRLVERPDNPGFSAACHAGWSALDADVDPVCIANADVVFPPGALRDLVEFMASRPEAGAVGPRIQSPDGLIEPSWGAPITFGREFLYRWRTRWMALPWLQARWRRRSEPVPVTWVSGACMMVRRAAWEAVGGLDVGFFMYYEDCDFGLRLNRAGWQIWWVPTARVVHFRGQSVHRNPQVRGRVRQARRAAQWRYYRKHRPAWERWLLRVYFGLRGIRMGKGEWGMGNEE from the coding sequence ATGGGAGTCGGGGACCGGATATTCCCGCCTCGCCGACCCCAAATCCCTATCCCTGAGAAGCCTGTGCAACGACTCGGCGTCATCGTCGTCCACTACCGAACGCCCGACGACCTGTGGGTCGCCCTGCAGAGCCTGCGCTTTCAGGGCCTGCCCCTCCAGGTCGCCGTCGTCGATACCTCTGAAGAGCCCCAGGTCCGGCCCTGGTTCCACATCGCCGTCGAGTGGCTCGGCGACGTCCGGCTCGTCGAGCGGCCCGACAATCCGGGCTTCAGCGCCGCCTGCCACGCCGGCTGGTCGGCCCTGGACGCAGATGTCGACCCCGTCTGCATCGCCAACGCCGACGTCGTGTTCCCGCCGGGAGCGCTCCGGGACCTCGTCGAATTCATGGCGTCCCGACCCGAAGCCGGGGCCGTCGGTCCACGCATCCAGTCGCCCGACGGCCTCATCGAGCCGTCGTGGGGCGCGCCCATCACCTTCGGCCGGGAGTTCCTGTACCGGTGGCGGACCCGATGGATGGCATTACCCTGGCTCCAAGCCCGATGGCGACGGCGGTCCGAACCCGTGCCCGTCACGTGGGTCTCGGGGGCCTGCATGATGGTCCGGCGGGCCGCCTGGGAAGCCGTCGGCGGCCTGGACGTCGGGTTCTTCATGTACTACGAGGACTGCGACTTTGGCCTGCGGCTGAATCGAGCGGGCTGGCAAATCTGGTGGGTCCCGACGGCCCGCGTCGTCCACTTTCGGGGCCAGAGCGTGCACCGGAATCCGCAGGTCCGGGGTCGGGTCCGACAGGCCCGGCGGGCCGCCCAGTGGCGATACTACCGGAAGCACCGGCCGGCCTGGGAACGATGGCTCCTGCGGGTCTACTTCGGGCTCCGGGGGATCCGGATGGGGAAGGGGGAATGGGGAATGGGGAATGAGGAATGA
- the zraS_1 gene encoding Sensor protein ZraS gives MTLRWLRWFLLWVALFRWPGFLLLWVGLWILDRWGRLRLRTWERWVGSGVALCLLAGWGLSRSTDWVARVQWGVWQARLIQATDRDFRRWVGRSDVGVWVARGSAVERWGAFFTVDPQEIADSDRPAGWFLQARPGGLFVLGLWREGSARVVVQQRLGLRIEEGQTLWDTVPQPVWQRWLRLPVLWEVAPEVNDALAASWNQTIRVEEPDRILRRVPDASTRMQAWWAAFQALVGIGLAVGLWVGLAGMVYQALGDGPAGSERGRKVLWAALGTVLWVGLVARLEGPGFDVFSPVLFTLHGLPVWGRNLWAFTVGGAGLILWGLGTAYAVARWPGMSWNRPGFRQRIGAVLIGLGWTLIVTDGARFLMDLLTNVLHVSHLEVLEVEQASGFHRWVRLALGLWLMGAIAPVGSLTYGWLRWLGGWVLIGAAAGVGMTWRALPGAPWPVVLIFWAVAVVVWVGTRWVRRPDAHPVLLPAWCLFYCLHPFLLTRSHAVRREFVERDWQALYQFRQAQAAIDLEQALRSVDRWLPVLAAQDPDPAHAFFLWMRLPLARSMNASSVILRWYDERGRRLAESRMDWQMPWWPEPDGIPGLAGEGWSLTRRTVYDGGVRYLRVARRTVSHPRGVLQVVVAIAEDLYWAPWDARPDFVPPALRMDETQTFQKLLGPFRFGAWTREGAALTETTWFFPLPRPPARPGQWQVIETPSGERLAVYTLPHPSLDLQFAIRYDRPGDLLDRLAVLVLWDGLTLMVPAWLWVLRRHRPRRGPPRFRTLIFGTTVTSVGLLWLVVYGAIGFYVYRDYRSQFVTQTRQVAAEAQTILQDYQTFTGSTDVEDALLHWVRRTLRRDVDVFEADRLHATSRRAWYLMGLLPQVSVDPRDLPDTLTTDLPPFTLWLPVSVDSYVLQFRIGHIVHQLLTGFFLTMGLSMIVSYYLSTRLVRPVRRIVQFIQGIDPARLEAPSPAPTGLPEEFRPILTRFGDLLEQLRHYQAEARRAEQLAAWQEMARQVAHAVKNPLTPMQLTLDQMRSMAAAGEWARLQARFPVFLERLQKQIETLKRRVQEFAQYSQELRLRPCRLDLRVWLPEVLQPYASEAGPRVEFRIEGDASRPWTVWADPEWLGRALHNILENAVEAVGRDVHIRVTLRPIGTATYVIEVWNRGPTIPDEVLPRIFEPSFTTKQYGSGLGLPLARRYIEMQGGTLEAGNTPDGPVFRIVLPAMREYDGSRGPDIPASPTPNPYP, from the coding sequence ATGACCCTGCGTTGGCTCCGATGGTTCCTGCTGTGGGTGGCCCTCTTTCGATGGCCGGGCTTTCTCCTCTTGTGGGTCGGTCTTTGGATTTTGGACCGATGGGGTCGCCTGCGGCTTCGGACCTGGGAGCGATGGGTCGGTTCCGGGGTCGCCCTGTGCCTGCTGGCCGGTTGGGGGCTCTCCCGCTCGACGGACTGGGTCGCCCGCGTCCAGTGGGGCGTCTGGCAGGCTCGGTTGATTCAAGCGACGGACCGGGACTTTCGCCGTTGGGTCGGCCGGTCGGACGTCGGCGTATGGGTCGCCCGGGGGTCTGCCGTCGAGCGGTGGGGAGCCTTCTTCACGGTCGATCCGCAGGAGATCGCCGACTCGGATCGTCCTGCCGGCTGGTTTCTGCAGGCCCGGCCGGGGGGTCTATTCGTCCTGGGGCTTTGGCGGGAGGGGTCCGCACGGGTCGTCGTTCAGCAGAGGCTGGGGCTCCGTATCGAGGAAGGACAAACGCTGTGGGACACAGTGCCTCAGCCGGTCTGGCAACGGTGGCTCCGGCTACCGGTCCTGTGGGAAGTCGCTCCCGAGGTGAACGATGCACTGGCGGCGTCCTGGAACCAAACAATCCGGGTTGAGGAGCCGGACCGGATTTTGCGACGGGTTCCCGACGCCTCGACTCGTATGCAGGCCTGGTGGGCGGCCTTCCAGGCCCTGGTCGGCATCGGGCTGGCGGTCGGCCTCTGGGTCGGCTTAGCAGGAATGGTCTATCAAGCCCTGGGAGATGGGCCGGCGGGGTCGGAGAGGGGCCGAAAAGTCCTCTGGGCGGCCCTGGGGACTGTCCTGTGGGTTGGCCTGGTGGCTCGACTGGAGGGGCCGGGCTTCGACGTCTTCAGTCCCGTCCTCTTTACCCTCCACGGTCTTCCCGTGTGGGGGCGGAACCTCTGGGCGTTCACGGTCGGCGGCGCGGGCCTGATCTTGTGGGGTTTGGGGACGGCCTATGCCGTGGCCCGTTGGCCGGGGATGTCTTGGAATCGGCCGGGATTCCGACAGCGTATCGGCGCGGTCCTGATCGGCTTGGGGTGGACGTTGATCGTCACCGACGGGGCCCGCTTCCTGATGGACCTCTTGACGAACGTCCTCCACGTCAGCCACTTGGAGGTCCTGGAGGTCGAGCAGGCCAGCGGATTCCACCGGTGGGTCCGGCTCGCCCTGGGTCTCTGGCTGATGGGGGCCATCGCCCCCGTCGGTTCGCTGACCTACGGATGGCTTCGGTGGCTGGGGGGCTGGGTCTTGATCGGCGCCGCCGCCGGTGTGGGGATGACTTGGAGGGCTTTACCGGGCGCCCCCTGGCCCGTCGTCTTGATTTTTTGGGCGGTGGCCGTGGTCGTGTGGGTCGGGACCCGGTGGGTCCGCCGACCGGACGCCCATCCGGTCTTGCTTCCGGCCTGGTGTCTGTTTTACTGTCTCCATCCCTTCCTGTTGACCCGGAGTCACGCCGTCCGGCGGGAATTCGTCGAACGGGACTGGCAGGCCCTCTATCAGTTCCGCCAGGCGCAGGCGGCCATCGACCTGGAGCAGGCCCTCCGGTCGGTCGACCGTTGGCTCCCCGTCTTAGCGGCGCAGGACCCGGACCCGGCGCATGCCTTTTTCCTGTGGATGCGGCTTCCTTTGGCCCGCTCGATGAACGCTTCATCGGTCATCCTGCGTTGGTACGACGAGCGGGGCCGGCGCCTGGCCGAATCCCGGATGGACTGGCAAATGCCGTGGTGGCCGGAACCCGACGGCATACCCGGTCTGGCCGGTGAGGGATGGTCGCTCACCCGGCGGACCGTTTACGACGGCGGCGTCCGGTATCTGCGGGTCGCCCGTCGGACCGTCTCCCACCCGAGGGGCGTCCTCCAAGTCGTCGTGGCCATCGCCGAGGACCTCTACTGGGCTCCCTGGGACGCCCGTCCCGACTTTGTCCCGCCGGCCCTCCGGATGGACGAGACCCAGACGTTCCAGAAACTCCTGGGGCCTTTCCGATTCGGGGCCTGGACCCGGGAGGGCGCCGCCCTGACGGAGACGACCTGGTTTTTCCCCCTCCCCCGGCCCCCGGCCCGGCCGGGTCAGTGGCAGGTCATCGAGACGCCTTCCGGGGAACGGCTGGCCGTGTACACCCTGCCGCATCCGTCCCTGGACCTGCAGTTCGCCATTCGGTATGACCGTCCCGGGGATCTCCTCGACCGACTCGCCGTCCTCGTTTTATGGGACGGCCTGACGCTGATGGTCCCGGCCTGGCTGTGGGTCCTCCGCCGGCACCGACCCCGGCGGGGCCCTCCTCGATTCCGGACCCTCATCTTCGGGACGACCGTCACCAGCGTGGGCTTGCTGTGGCTGGTCGTCTATGGGGCCATCGGCTTTTACGTGTACCGGGACTACCGGTCCCAGTTCGTGACCCAGACCCGGCAGGTCGCCGCCGAGGCCCAGACCATCCTGCAGGACTATCAGACCTTCACGGGTTCGACCGACGTCGAGGACGCCCTCCTCCACTGGGTCCGACGGACCCTCCGGCGGGACGTGGACGTCTTCGAGGCAGACCGCCTCCATGCGACCAGCCGCAGGGCCTGGTACCTCATGGGCCTGCTCCCCCAAGTGTCGGTGGACCCGAGGGACCTCCCCGACACCCTGACGACGGACCTGCCGCCCTTTACCCTCTGGCTCCCCGTCTCGGTGGACTCCTACGTCTTGCAGTTCCGCATCGGACACATCGTTCACCAGCTCCTGACGGGCTTCTTCCTGACGATGGGCCTGTCCATGATCGTCAGTTACTACCTGTCCACCCGATTGGTCCGGCCCGTCCGGCGGATCGTCCAGTTCATCCAGGGCATCGACCCGGCCCGCCTCGAGGCGCCGTCGCCCGCCCCGACGGGCCTGCCCGAAGAGTTCCGACCGATCCTGACTCGATTTGGGGACCTCCTCGAACAACTCCGCCACTATCAGGCTGAGGCCCGGCGGGCTGAACAGCTGGCCGCCTGGCAGGAAATGGCCCGCCAGGTCGCCCACGCCGTCAAGAACCCCCTGACGCCCATGCAACTCACGCTGGACCAGATGCGCTCGATGGCGGCCGCCGGGGAATGGGCCCGTCTGCAGGCTCGATTCCCCGTGTTTCTCGAGCGTCTGCAGAAGCAGATCGAGACCCTCAAGCGCCGGGTCCAGGAGTTTGCCCAGTACAGCCAGGAACTCCGCCTACGGCCGTGTCGACTGGACCTCCGAGTATGGCTCCCGGAGGTCCTTCAGCCTTACGCATCGGAGGCCGGCCCTCGGGTCGAATTCCGCATCGAGGGAGACGCGTCTCGACCTTGGACCGTCTGGGCTGACCCCGAATGGCTCGGCCGGGCCCTCCATAACATCCTCGAAAATGCCGTCGAAGCCGTCGGCCGAGACGTTCATATTCGCGTGACCCTCCGGCCCATCGGCACCGCTACCTATGTCATCGAGGTTTGGAATCGGGGGCCGACGATTCCCGACGAAGTCCTGCCGCGTATCTTCGAGCCGTCCTTCACGACCAAACAGTACGGCTCCGGCCTCGGCCTGCCCCTGGCCCGGCGGTACATCGAAATGCAGGGCGGGACCCTGGAGGCCGGGAACACGCCGGACGGCCCCGTCTTCCGGATCGTCCTGCCGGCCATGCGGGAGTACGATGGGAGTCGGGGACCGGATATTCCCGCCTCGCCGACCCCAAATCCCTATCCCTGA